From Pseudomonas sp. CCI4.2, one genomic window encodes:
- a CDS encoding alpha/beta fold hydrolase — MQSSSDLFPVALISAERRGDLIEDVYRLKPANSPDISVELAVTRLGRADSAEVRGVPVILLHGSFSNRRFWYSPKGVGLGAYLARTGFDVWIPEMRGHGLSSRNQRYRHNRVADYARYDLPAIAAFVCEQTGQVPHWIGHSLGGTTLAAALGGHYLESEHVASVALFGSQISRVHWPLKVPLVEWGARFVLKRFAHISGSRFKRGPEDEPIGLALESMRWFGLFKRFGDKERNWWSGLSEVQVPVLAVAAAADEQDPPWACRVLSEQFGSVQRQFVCLGRAQGFSDDFGHVEMLVSKSAQTQVWPMVVSWLRDQTVLLANHAAPQSEAVEVSVSI; from the coding sequence ATGCAAAGCAGCAGTGACCTCTTTCCTGTGGCCTTGATCAGCGCCGAACGTCGTGGCGATCTGATCGAGGACGTTTACCGTTTAAAACCAGCCAATAGTCCGGACATCAGTGTCGAGCTGGCCGTGACCCGTCTCGGCCGAGCCGACAGCGCTGAGGTGCGCGGCGTGCCGGTCATTTTGTTACATGGCAGTTTTTCCAACAGACGTTTCTGGTATTCGCCCAAGGGCGTCGGTCTGGGGGCGTATTTGGCCCGAACGGGTTTCGACGTCTGGATACCCGAAATGCGCGGTCACGGTCTTTCGTCGCGCAATCAGCGCTACCGACACAATCGTGTGGCGGATTACGCACGCTACGACTTGCCAGCGATCGCGGCTTTTGTGTGCGAGCAAACCGGGCAGGTCCCGCACTGGATCGGCCATTCCCTGGGTGGCACCACGCTCGCCGCTGCGCTGGGTGGTCATTACCTCGAATCAGAACACGTGGCCTCGGTGGCGTTGTTCGGCAGTCAAATCAGTCGCGTTCATTGGCCGCTGAAAGTGCCGTTGGTGGAGTGGGGCGCTCGCTTTGTGCTGAAGCGGTTTGCGCATATTTCGGGTTCGCGCTTCAAGCGTGGACCTGAAGATGAGCCGATAGGCTTGGCGTTGGAAAGCATGCGCTGGTTCGGGTTGTTCAAGCGATTTGGCGATAAAGAGCGTAACTGGTGGTCGGGCTTGAGCGAGGTGCAGGTGCCGGTGCTGGCCGTTGCTGCCGCCGCAGACGAGCAAGATCCGCCGTGGGCCTGTCGCGTGCTGAGCGAACAATTCGGTTCGGTGCAACGACAGTTCGTCTGCCTCGGTCGGGCTCAAGGCTTTAGCGATGATTTTGGCCACGTTGAAATGCTGGTCAGCAAGAGCGCACAAACCCAGGTTTGGCCAATGGTCGTTAGCTGGTTACGCGACCAGACGGTCCTGTTAGCCAATCACGCAGCGCCACAATCGGAAGCCGTCGAGGTCAGCGTCAGCATTTGA
- a CDS encoding Rieske (2Fe-2S) protein, whose amino-acid sequence MFVPLERLINLNDGYRQTFKVAGRDLLLLVVGNQPLLLEDSCPHQGAALRTGTLVGTVLRCQRHGMEFQLPSGKALGALCPGLKMYALTYDGDRIGVDV is encoded by the coding sequence ATGTTCGTGCCACTTGAGCGCCTGATTAATCTGAATGACGGCTACCGGCAAACGTTTAAGGTTGCCGGGCGTGATCTGCTTTTATTAGTGGTCGGTAATCAGCCGTTGCTGCTTGAGGACAGCTGCCCGCATCAAGGCGCAGCCTTGCGCACCGGCACGCTGGTAGGGACGGTTCTGCGCTGCCAGCGTCATGGCATGGAGTTCCAGTTACCCAGCGGGAAAGCCTTGGGGGCCTTGTGCCCAGGCTTGAAAATGTATGCCCTAACTTACGACGGCGATCGGATCGGCGTCGATGTCTAA
- a CDS encoding pyruvate, water dikinase regulatory protein, with protein MKRSAFFISDGTGITAETLGQSLLAQFENITFSKFTRPYIDSVEKARAMVQQINAAADKDELRPIIFDTIVNQEIREILATSNGFMIDIFSTFLSPLEIELSSHSSYSVGKSHSIGHNSNYMERIEAVNFALDNDDGARTHYYDKADLILVGVSRCGKTPTCLYMAMQFGIRAANYPLTEDDMERLQLPAALKQHRNKLFGLTIDPDRLTAIRHERKPNSRYSSYAQCEFEVREVESLFRRENIPHINSTHFSVEEISAKILVEKGVERRFK; from the coding sequence ATGAAACGATCTGCCTTCTTCATCTCCGACGGCACAGGCATTACCGCTGAGACCCTCGGTCAAAGCCTGTTAGCGCAATTCGAAAACATTACGTTCAGCAAGTTCACGCGCCCCTACATCGACAGCGTCGAAAAGGCGCGCGCAATGGTACAACAAATCAACGCCGCCGCCGATAAAGATGAACTTCGACCGATCATTTTCGACACCATCGTCAACCAAGAAATTCGCGAAATACTGGCGACGTCCAATGGCTTCATGATCGATATTTTCTCGACGTTCCTTTCTCCGCTGGAGATAGAGCTTAGTTCACACTCCTCCTATTCAGTGGGAAAATCCCACTCCATCGGTCACAACTCCAACTACATGGAGCGTATCGAGGCCGTAAACTTCGCCCTCGACAACGACGACGGCGCTCGCACGCATTATTACGATAAGGCTGATCTGATCCTGGTCGGTGTCTCACGCTGCGGTAAAACCCCTACCTGTCTGTACATGGCCATGCAATTCGGCATTCGTGCGGCCAATTATCCGCTGACCGAAGACGACATGGAACGCCTGCAATTGCCTGCCGCGCTCAAACAGCATCGCAATAAATTGTTCGGCCTGACCATCGACCCTGACCGCCTCACGGCCATTCGCCACGAACGCAAACCCAACAGCCGTTATTCCAGCTACGCGCAATGCGAGTTCGAAGTAAGGGAAGTGGAAAGCTTGTTCCGTCGCGAGAATATCCCGCATATAAATTCCACGCATTTTTCGGTAGAAGAAATCTCAGCGAAAATCCTCGTTGAAAAAGGCGTGGAGCGCAGATTCAAATAA
- the ppsA gene encoding phosphoenolpyruvate synthase, with protein MVEYVVSLDKLGVHDVEHVGGKNASLGEMISNLAGAGVSVPGGFATTAQAYRDFLELSGLNDQIHAALDALDVDDVNALAKTGAQIRAWIMDAEFPEKLNAEIRTAFAELSAGNPNLAVAVRSSATAEDLPDASFAGQQETFLNIRGVENVIRAAKEVFASLFNDRAISYRVHQGFDHKLVALSAGVQRMVRSETGTAGVMFTLDTESGFRDVVFITGAYGLGETVVQGAVNPDEFYVHKNTLAAGRPAILRRNLGSKAIMMIYGDEAKAGKSVKVIDVAPADRARFCLSDAEVSELAKQAMIIEKHYKCPMDIEWAKDGDDGKLYIVQARPETVKSRTSANVMERYLLKETGTVLVEGRAIGQRIGAGKVRIIKDVSEMDKVQPGDVLVSDMTDPDWEPVMKRASAIVTNRGGRTCHAAIIARELGIPAVVGCGNATELLKDGQGVTVSCAEGDTGYIFEGELGFDIKKNSVDAMPDLPFKIMMNVGNPDRAFDFAQLPNAGVGLARLEFIINRMIGVHPKALLNYAGLPQDIKDSVDKRIAGYDDPVGFYVEKLVEGISTLAAAFTPKKVIVRLSDFKSNEYANLIGGKLYEPEEENPMLGFRGASRYISESFRDCFELECRALKRVRNEMGLTNVEIMVPFVRTLGEASQVIDLLAANGLTRGENGLRIIMMCELPSNAILAEEFLEFFDGFSIGSNDLTQLTLGLDRDSGIIAHLFDERNPAVKKLLSNAIQACNKAGKYIGICGQGPSDHPDLARWLMDQGIESVSLNPDSVLETWFFLAEAQAPV; from the coding sequence TTGGTAGAGTACGTAGTTTCCCTCGATAAGCTCGGCGTCCATGATGTGGAGCACGTGGGGGGCAAGAACGCATCCCTCGGCGAGATGATAAGCAACCTCGCGGGCGCCGGTGTTTCGGTGCCCGGTGGCTTCGCCACTACGGCTCAAGCGTATCGTGATTTTCTTGAGTTAAGCGGCTTGAATGATCAGATCCATGCGGCCCTTGATGCGCTTGATGTCGATGACGTCAACGCATTGGCCAAGACCGGTGCGCAAATCCGCGCCTGGATCATGGACGCCGAGTTTCCCGAGAAACTCAACGCGGAAATCCGCACTGCTTTCGCTGAATTGTCGGCCGGCAATCCGAACCTCGCAGTCGCCGTGCGATCTTCAGCCACCGCCGAAGATTTGCCGGACGCCTCGTTTGCGGGCCAGCAAGAAACCTTCCTGAACATCCGCGGCGTTGAAAACGTCATCCGTGCGGCCAAGGAAGTGTTCGCGTCGTTGTTCAACGACCGTGCCATTTCTTATCGCGTGCACCAAGGCTTCGATCATAAGTTGGTCGCCTTGTCGGCAGGCGTGCAGCGCATGGTCCGTTCCGAAACCGGTACGGCCGGTGTGATGTTCACCCTGGACACCGAATCCGGTTTCCGTGACGTCGTGTTCATTACCGGTGCTTACGGCCTGGGCGAAACCGTTGTTCAGGGCGCGGTTAACCCGGACGAGTTCTACGTTCACAAAAACACCCTTGCAGCCGGTCGCCCGGCCATCTTGCGCCGTAACCTGGGCAGCAAGGCAATCATGATGATTTATGGCGACGAAGCCAAAGCCGGCAAGTCGGTCAAGGTTATCGATGTCGCGCCTGCCGATCGTGCGCGTTTTTGCTTGAGCGATGCGGAAGTCAGCGAGCTGGCCAAACAAGCGATGATCATCGAAAAGCACTACAAGTGCCCGATGGACATCGAGTGGGCCAAAGACGGTGACGACGGCAAGCTGTACATCGTTCAGGCCCGTCCCGAAACGGTGAAAAGCCGGACCTCGGCCAACGTCATGGAGCGCTATCTGCTCAAGGAAACCGGCACGGTGCTGGTGGAAGGTCGTGCCATTGGCCAGCGCATCGGCGCCGGTAAAGTGCGAATCATCAAAGATGTGTCCGAGATGGACAAGGTTCAGCCGGGTGACGTGCTCGTTTCCGACATGACCGACCCGGATTGGGAACCGGTCATGAAGCGCGCCAGCGCCATCGTGACCAACCGTGGCGGCCGTACGTGCCACGCGGCGATCATTGCGCGCGAGCTGGGCATTCCGGCAGTCGTTGGCTGCGGTAACGCGACTGAGCTGTTGAAAGACGGGCAGGGCGTTACTGTTTCTTGTGCAGAAGGCGACACCGGTTACATCTTCGAAGGTGAGCTGGGCTTTGACATCAAGAAAAACTCGGTTGATGCCATGCCTGACCTGCCGTTCAAAATCATGATGAACGTCGGCAACCCCGACCGTGCCTTCGATTTTGCCCAGCTGCCCAATGCCGGTGTCGGCCTGGCGCGTCTGGAGTTCATCATCAACCGCATGATCGGCGTCCATCCCAAGGCGCTGCTGAACTACGCCGGCTTGCCGCAGGACATCAAAGACAGCGTTGACAAGCGCATTGCTGGCTACGACGATCCGGTCGGTTTTTATGTAGAGAAACTCGTCGAGGGCATTAGCACCCTGGCCGCAGCGTTCACCCCGAAAAAAGTCATCGTGCGTTTGTCGGACTTCAAGTCCAACGAATACGCCAACTTGATCGGCGGCAAGCTGTACGAGCCGGAAGAAGAAAACCCGATGCTGGGTTTCCGTGGCGCATCGCGTTACATCAGCGAAAGCTTCCGCGACTGCTTCGAACTCGAATGCCGCGCCCTCAAGCGCGTGCGCAATGAGATGGGCCTGACCAACGTCGAAATCATGGTGCCGTTCGTGCGGACCTTGGGTGAAGCGAGCCAGGTCATCGACCTGTTGGCCGCCAATGGCCTGACACGGGGTGAAAACGGTCTGCGCATCATTATGATGTGCGAGCTGCCGTCCAACGCGATTCTGGCTGAAGAGTTCCTTGAATTCTTCGACGGTTTCTCGATTGGTTCCAACGACCTGACCCAACTGACGTTGGGCCTGGACCGTGACTCCGGGATCATTGCGCACCTGTTCGACGAGCGTAACCCTGCGGTTAAAAAGCTGCTGTCGAACGCGATTCAGGCGTGCAACAAAGCCGGCAAATACATCGGTATTTGCGGACAAGGGCCTTCCGATCACCCGGACCTGGCTCGTTGGCTTATGGACCAAGGCATTGAAAGCGTGTCGTTGAACCCGGATTCCGTCCTGGAAACCTGGTTCTTCCTGGCCGAAGCGCAAGCCCCGGTCTGA
- the rraA gene encoding ribonuclease E activity regulator RraA, which translates to MHYITPDLCDAYPELVHVVEPMFSNFGGRDSFGGEIVTIKCFEDNSLVKDQVELDGKGKVLVVDGGGSLRRALLGDMLAEKAAKNGWEGLVIYGCIRDVDVIAQTDLGVQALASHPMKTDKRGIGDLNVAVTFAGVTFRPGEYVYADNNGVIVSPSALKMPE; encoded by the coding sequence ATGCATTACATCACCCCTGATCTGTGCGATGCCTACCCGGAACTGGTGCACGTTGTAGAGCCGATGTTCAGCAACTTTGGCGGTCGCGATTCGTTTGGTGGCGAAATCGTCACCATCAAGTGCTTCGAGGACAACTCGCTGGTCAAGGACCAGGTTGAGCTCGACGGAAAGGGTAAAGTGTTGGTGGTCGACGGCGGCGGGTCGCTACGTCGGGCGTTGCTGGGTGACATGCTCGCCGAAAAAGCCGCAAAAAACGGCTGGGAAGGTTTGGTCATCTATGGCTGCATCCGCGACGTTGATGTGATTGCGCAAACCGATCTGGGTGTTCAGGCGTTGGCCAGCCACCCGATGAAAACCGACAAGCGGGGTATCGGTGATCTAAATGTAGCAGTGACCTTCGCGGGCGTGACCTTTCGCCCAGGTGAATACGTGTACGCGGACAACAATGGCGTGATTGTTTCGCCGTCTGCGCTAAAAATGCCGGAATAA